One genomic segment of Streptomyces liangshanensis includes these proteins:
- a CDS encoding SGNH/GDSL hydrolase family protein, whose protein sequence is MTRPRGSALLGALIGVAALVGAATVSGLGFGYGSSSGHGSGAFQGRTSVGRAAPASAGAWTGTWAAAPGGPEPGAPHGYPGRSLRNVVHTSIGGTSVRITLSNRYGTGDLRIGHASVALRGPGAGGATGGTTGAGTGAVDAAATTPGEGGAAAVPGTMRRVTFGRSPAVTVPPGGQVVSDPVRLRVPSGGDLLVTVYTPAAGGPVTYHRYALQTSYVARGDRTEDTGGRAYTGRTTNWRYLTAVDVLAADARGAVVTFGDSITDGVGSRPGANHRWPDDLAVRLRDRHIGVLNEGIGGNRLLGSGVRRGKGESGLVRFRGDVLDRAGVRAVVVDLGINDILAGRERDPGRIVGALKELTAQAHGRGLRVIGSTLTPFGGYSGYTTAGERVRQQVNAAIRAGGVFDDVVDFDRALRDPHAPDRLSPAYDSGDHLHPSDAGYRVMARTLDLGVLEARSPTQL, encoded by the coding sequence ATGACACGACCTCGTGGATCCGCCCTGCTCGGGGCGCTCATAGGGGTGGCGGCGCTCGTCGGCGCCGCCACCGTCTCCGGCCTCGGGTTCGGATACGGCTCCAGCTCCGGGCACGGCTCCGGTGCCTTTCAGGGCCGTACCTCCGTAGGAAGGGCGGCCCCCGCCTCCGCCGGCGCGTGGACGGGCACCTGGGCCGCAGCGCCGGGCGGCCCCGAGCCGGGCGCGCCGCACGGCTACCCCGGCCGCTCCCTGCGCAACGTCGTGCACACCAGCATCGGCGGTACGAGCGTCCGCATCACCCTCTCCAACCGGTACGGCACCGGAGACCTGCGCATCGGCCACGCCTCCGTCGCCCTGCGCGGCCCCGGCGCCGGCGGCGCGACCGGAGGGACAACAGGGGCAGGCACCGGCGCGGTCGACGCGGCCGCCACGACCCCCGGCGAGGGCGGCGCGGCGGCCGTCCCCGGGACCATGCGGCGCGTGACGTTCGGCCGCTCCCCCGCCGTGACCGTCCCGCCCGGCGGCCAGGTCGTCAGCGACCCGGTGCGCCTGCGCGTACCGTCCGGCGGCGACCTGCTGGTCACGGTCTACACCCCGGCCGCCGGGGGCCCGGTGACGTACCACCGCTACGCCCTCCAGACCTCGTACGTGGCACGCGGCGACCGTACGGAGGACACCGGCGGCCGCGCGTACACCGGCCGGACCACCAACTGGCGCTACCTGACGGCCGTCGACGTCCTCGCCGCCGACGCGCGCGGCGCGGTGGTCACCTTCGGCGACTCGATCACCGACGGCGTGGGCTCCCGCCCCGGTGCGAACCACCGCTGGCCCGACGACCTCGCCGTCCGGCTGCGCGACCGGCACATCGGGGTGCTCAACGAGGGCATCGGCGGCAACCGCCTCCTGGGGAGCGGCGTGCGGCGCGGAAAGGGCGAGAGCGGTCTCGTACGGTTCCGTGGCGACGTCCTCGACCGGGCCGGCGTCCGCGCCGTGGTCGTCGACCTCGGCATCAACGACATCCTGGCCGGGCGGGAACGGGACCCCGGCCGCATCGTCGGCGCGCTGAAGGAGCTCACCGCCCAGGCGCACGGCCGCGGCCTGCGGGTGATCGGCTCGACGCTGACGCCGTTCGGCGGGTACAGCGGCTACACCACCGCCGGGGAGCGTGTGCGCCAACAGGTGAACGCGGCGATCCGGGCGGGCGGGGTCTTCGACGACGTCGTCGACTTCGACCGGGCGCTGCGCGACCCGCACGCGCCGGACCGGCTGTCCCCGGCGTACGACTCCGGGGACCACCTGCACCCGAGCGACGCCGGGTACCGGGTGATGGCCCGGACGCTGGACCTGGGGGTCCTGGAGGCGCGCAGCCCCACCCAGTTGTAG
- a CDS encoding DUF445 domain-containing protein: MERSNKGRAAGPDTDADRSPGTDAGRSPGRPGGLSAAGLPAFSYTAADEEKRRGVRRMKTTASGLLLLVAVIYVLATWAKNSGVDGWPGYVAAAAEAGMVGALADWFAVTALFRRPLGLPIPHTAIIPNKKDQLGTSLGAFVGENFLSADVVRARLRALGIGGRLGSWLAEPSHADRVTAELSTALRGALTVLRDSDVQAVVGEAITRRADAAEIAPGLGKMLDRIVSDGAHHRAVDLICARAHDWLVEHGDSVMDAVQGGAPGWTPRFVDRRIGDRVYRELLRFVTEMRDMPGHPARGAIDRFLRDFAADLQSDTDTRARVERLKSDLLARPEVQDIIASAWSSVRGMIISAASDDHSELRLRARASLLSLGARLATDGRLQAKVEGWVEDAAGYVVSTYRGEITSLISDTVKSWDATDTSRKIEANIGRDLQFIRINGTVVGALAGLVIYTVSHALGA, encoded by the coding sequence ATGGAACGCAGCAACAAGGGGAGAGCGGCCGGACCGGACACGGACGCCGACCGCTCCCCCGGCACGGACGCGGGTCGTTCGCCCGGCCGCCCCGGGGGGCTGTCCGCCGCCGGGCTGCCCGCCTTCTCGTACACCGCCGCGGACGAGGAGAAGCGGCGCGGCGTCCGCCGGATGAAGACCACCGCCAGCGGGCTGCTGCTGCTCGTCGCCGTGATCTACGTCCTCGCGACCTGGGCGAAGAACTCGGGCGTGGACGGCTGGCCGGGTTACGTCGCGGCGGCGGCCGAGGCGGGGATGGTGGGCGCGCTCGCGGACTGGTTCGCGGTGACGGCGCTGTTCCGGCGCCCGCTGGGGCTGCCCATCCCGCACACCGCGATCATCCCGAACAAGAAGGACCAGCTGGGCACCTCCCTCGGCGCGTTCGTCGGGGAGAACTTCCTGTCCGCGGACGTCGTACGGGCCCGGCTGCGGGCCCTCGGCATCGGCGGCCGGCTCGGTTCCTGGCTGGCGGAGCCCTCCCACGCGGACCGGGTGACGGCCGAGCTGTCCACGGCGCTGCGCGGCGCGCTGACCGTGCTGCGGGACTCGGACGTGCAGGCCGTGGTCGGCGAGGCGATCACGCGGCGCGCGGACGCGGCGGAGATCGCCCCGGGGCTGGGCAAGATGCTCGACCGGATCGTGTCGGACGGGGCGCACCACCGGGCCGTGGACCTGATCTGCGCCCGCGCGCACGACTGGCTGGTGGAGCACGGCGACTCGGTCATGGACGCGGTGCAGGGCGGCGCGCCGGGCTGGACGCCGCGGTTCGTGGACCGGCGGATCGGCGACCGCGTGTACCGGGAGCTGCTGCGGTTCGTGACGGAGATGCGGGACATGCCGGGGCACCCGGCGCGGGGCGCGATCGACCGGTTCCTGCGGGACTTCGCGGCCGACCTCCAGTCGGACACGGACACGCGGGCGCGGGTCGAGCGCCTGAAGTCGGATCTGCTGGCCCGCCCGGAGGTGCAGGACATCATCGCCTCGGCGTGGTCCTCCGTACGCGGAATGATCATCTCGGCGGCGAGCGACGACCACAGCGAACTGCGCCTGCGGGCGCGGGCCTCGCTGCTGTCGCTGGGCGCGCGGCTGGCGACGGACGGGCGGCTCCAGGCGAAGGTGGAGGGGTGGGTCGAGGACGCGGCGGGGTATGTCGTGTCGACGTACCGGGGGGAGATCACGTCGCTGATCTCGGACACGGTGAAGAGCTGGGACGCGACGGACACGTCCCGCAAGATCGAGGCGAACATCGGGCGTGACCTTCAGTTCATCCGGATCAACGGGACGGTGGTGGGGGCGCTGGCGGGGCTGGTGATCTACACGGTGTCGCACGCGCTGGGGGCGTGA
- a CDS encoding helicase-related protein, which produces MTTGPGPHSAHYAMREGLVEELRRDLLGPGEPDEILTQDPPITTYPIGVLFPRPTDEAAENELWAATAENDGLDDSPVLRGGRDIEDTTPDSGVSLANDRRPSSMGLTFAVDPAVTSTILVTAEAAAYDPVDAAGRPVAAKRAEARSTSEQSERWRRRPLTLRPVTIDVTRAGMQPAEIVDEGVEIRALVRRPAGPHGTVTVTVTLINTRRIGERELQDAFCLYQPRLTVTAPRGKAPFVERPATGRATDPELAAGRLLHRHAPTFAMGHGCAAVWDWTPPPVGAPPVERASVGEVRTEFVPTHEVLLTDSNPEIDNSALTMHGLATGPTSEVLAALNELAAGYADWIDRKEKEAEALTGTSFEVPARTQIERCLAALARMRRGIRVLGTKPDAMEAFRLANLAMARQRARSVWVKSGRTGAPDVTAGRWRPFQVSFMLLCIEGIEDPAHEDRGIADLLWFPTGGGKTEAYLGLIAFTTFLRRMRLGASGAGVTVLMRYTLRLLTLQQFERATTLICAMELLRLGDTATLGAEPISVGMWVGQSATPNTLSVAETSLAELRGGRTLQERNPVQLHACPWCGTRLDAYQYEVDEEARRMYVRCPDETCDFRDGLPVHLVDEAVYDARPTLVIATVDKFAAMPWRERTAALFNRDRSDGTPPPELIVQDELHLISGPLGTLTGLYETAVDVLADRPKVIASTATIRRAADQGRALFDREVAQFPPGGLDARDSWFAVETPKERKATRRYVGLLTPSTSQSTLLIRTYATLLHHAMRAGTTEEVRDAYWTLVGYFNSLRLLAAAELQVHDDVEAYLEYLADRDGVPRRRIREMTELTSRANSSEVPSRLKQIERRIPHPESVDVLLATNMISVGVDVDRLGLMAVMGQPQTTAEYIQATSRVGRSHPGLVAVMLNSARSRDRSHYEDFLHFHSALYREVESTSVTPFSSRARERGLHAVVVALARILIPAARPDEGAGRIGEFREEIERVVEASLLTRVREVDEDEYEATSRAVTEFLDHWEERAEVHGGLSYEPGRGRRTPSLLCAFDDMTNEEAWPTLWSLRDVDAESALFMETSR; this is translated from the coding sequence ATGACCACCGGTCCAGGCCCGCATTCCGCGCACTACGCGATGCGCGAAGGCCTCGTCGAGGAACTCCGCAGGGACCTGCTCGGTCCGGGTGAGCCCGACGAGATCCTCACGCAGGATCCACCGATCACGACCTACCCCATCGGTGTGCTCTTCCCCCGTCCCACCGACGAGGCGGCGGAGAACGAGCTCTGGGCGGCGACGGCCGAGAACGACGGCCTCGACGACTCCCCCGTGCTGCGCGGCGGTCGGGACATCGAGGACACCACTCCCGATTCGGGGGTGTCCCTGGCGAACGACCGTCGACCGTCGTCCATGGGCCTCACCTTCGCCGTCGACCCCGCGGTGACATCGACGATCCTCGTCACCGCCGAAGCCGCCGCGTACGACCCGGTCGACGCCGCGGGCCGCCCCGTCGCAGCGAAGCGCGCCGAGGCGCGAAGTACCTCCGAACAGTCCGAACGATGGCGTCGACGCCCACTGACCCTGCGCCCTGTGACGATCGACGTCACCCGCGCCGGTATGCAACCGGCGGAGATCGTCGACGAGGGCGTGGAGATCCGAGCTCTGGTCCGGCGTCCCGCGGGCCCTCACGGCACGGTCACCGTCACGGTCACCCTGATCAACACCAGACGGATCGGGGAGCGCGAGCTCCAGGACGCCTTCTGCCTCTACCAGCCCCGTCTCACCGTCACCGCACCCCGGGGGAAGGCCCCGTTCGTGGAGCGGCCGGCCACCGGGAGGGCGACGGACCCGGAACTGGCCGCCGGCAGGCTGCTCCACCGACATGCCCCGACCTTCGCCATGGGGCATGGATGCGCGGCCGTCTGGGACTGGACCCCACCTCCCGTCGGAGCGCCGCCCGTCGAGCGCGCGTCCGTCGGCGAGGTGCGGACCGAGTTCGTACCGACCCACGAGGTACTTCTGACCGACTCCAACCCGGAGATCGACAACTCGGCCCTCACCATGCACGGTCTGGCCACCGGGCCCACGTCCGAGGTGCTTGCGGCTCTCAACGAACTGGCCGCCGGGTACGCGGACTGGATCGACCGGAAGGAGAAGGAGGCGGAGGCACTGACCGGGACCTCCTTCGAGGTTCCGGCCCGAACCCAGATCGAGCGGTGCCTGGCCGCGCTGGCCCGTATGCGTCGAGGAATCCGTGTGCTGGGGACGAAACCCGACGCGATGGAGGCGTTCCGCCTCGCGAACCTGGCCATGGCACGACAGCGGGCACGCAGCGTCTGGGTGAAGTCGGGGCGTACCGGCGCTCCCGACGTGACAGCCGGTCGCTGGCGTCCCTTCCAGGTGTCCTTCATGCTCCTGTGCATCGAGGGGATCGAGGATCCCGCCCACGAGGACCGTGGGATCGCGGACCTTCTCTGGTTCCCGACCGGTGGCGGAAAGACGGAGGCCTATCTCGGGCTGATCGCCTTCACGACGTTCCTGCGCCGTATGCGCCTCGGGGCGTCGGGAGCGGGCGTCACCGTCCTCATGCGCTACACCCTGCGGCTGCTCACCCTCCAGCAGTTCGAGCGTGCCACCACCCTGATCTGTGCCATGGAACTGCTCCGGCTGGGCGACACCGCCACGTTGGGGGCCGAACCGATCTCCGTCGGTATGTGGGTCGGCCAGTCCGCCACCCCCAACACCCTCTCGGTGGCGGAGACCAGCCTGGCCGAGCTACGTGGTGGCAGGACCCTTCAGGAGAGGAACCCCGTCCAACTGCACGCCTGCCCCTGGTGCGGGACCCGCCTCGACGCCTACCAGTACGAGGTGGACGAGGAAGCACGACGGATGTACGTCCGTTGCCCGGACGAGACGTGCGATTTCCGTGACGGGCTGCCCGTCCACCTGGTCGACGAAGCGGTCTACGACGCACGCCCGACCTTGGTGATCGCCACCGTCGACAAGTTCGCGGCGATGCCGTGGCGTGAGCGCACCGCGGCTCTGTTCAACCGGGACCGCTCGGACGGTACCCCCCCTCCCGAACTGATCGTCCAGGACGAGCTGCATCTGATCTCGGGGCCGCTCGGCACCCTCACCGGGCTGTACGAGACCGCGGTCGACGTGCTCGCCGACCGCCCCAAGGTGATCGCCTCCACCGCGACCATCCGGCGTGCCGCGGATCAGGGCAGAGCGCTCTTCGACCGCGAGGTCGCCCAGTTCCCGCCGGGCGGCCTGGACGCCCGTGACTCCTGGTTCGCCGTCGAGACGCCCAAGGAGCGTAAGGCCACTCGCCGATACGTCGGTCTGCTCACGCCGAGCACCAGCCAGTCGACGCTTCTCATCCGGACCTACGCGACCCTGCTGCACCACGCGATGCGGGCCGGCACCACCGAGGAGGTGCGTGACGCGTACTGGACGCTGGTCGGCTACTTCAACAGCCTCCGGCTGCTGGCCGCGGCCGAACTCCAGGTCCACGACGACGTCGAGGCCTACCTGGAGTACCTGGCCGACCGGGACGGCGTACCGAGACGACGCATTCGGGAGATGACCGAGTTGACCAGCCGGGCCAACTCCAGCGAGGTCCCGAGTCGCCTCAAGCAGATCGAGCGACGCATCCCTCACCCCGAGTCCGTCGACGTCCTGCTCGCCACGAACATGATCTCCGTCGGTGTGGACGTGGACCGACTGGGTCTGATGGCGGTGATGGGCCAGCCGCAGACGACCGCCGAGTACATCCAGGCGACGAGCCGTGTCGGCCGAAGTCACCCCGGACTCGTGGCGGTCATGCTCAACTCCGCCCGTTCACGGGACCGTTCGCACTACGAGGACTTTCTGCACTTCCACTCCGCGCTCTACCGGGAGGTGGAGTCGACCAGCGTGACACCGTTCTCCTCGCGGGCCCGCGAACGAGGGCTGCACGCGGTCGTCGTCGCCCTCGCACGGATCCTGATCCCTGCCGCCCGTCCCGACGAGGGCGCCGGACGGATCGGTGAGTTCCGGGAAGAGATCGAGCGTGTGGTCGAGGCCTCCCTGCTGACGCGGGTCCGTGAGGTCGACGAGGACGAGTACGAGGCGACGTCCCGGGCCGTCACGGAGTTCCTCGATCACTGGGAGGAACGGGCCGAGGTCCACGGGGGGCTGTCGTACGAACCGGGACGGGGGCGGAGAACTCCTTCCCTGCTCTGTGCCTTCGACGACATGACGAACGAAGAGGCTTGGCCCACTCTGTGGAGTCTGCGTGATGTCGACGCCGAGTCCGCCCTGTTCATGGAGACATCGCGATGA
- the drmB gene encoding DUF1998 domain-containing protein produces the protein MTPPPARRRRGGAPERSFPRKGSVRRSQMITTYGVGSMIAVDNESFIVSGIDSWNVDGAPTIHEHRLARVLGVQFFRLPPASDDTSKDGVHVRRFPLWHSCPTCNALQHVRGFNSPPGKNECGECDEELVPSRFVMACARGHIDDFPYWKWAHRNNRAGETGLCGGAMRLRTSGKTASLRSVLVSCSCGIPEVSMEGAFRGRALSDLKVRCSGKRPWLKDAPVEPCAEAPRTLQRGSSVAWQAIVRTALSIPPWSGGLAARLADHWETLRAIDRSELELALKLITLKDKDELPLEQVVALLDAENEEDAGTEEARTKDRANVALRKKEYERLSEGNPESSADRDEQFICERPRSSTSVLLPYGVTSPMLVKRLREVRALKAFSRVDTPDSHADVHEAQLSLTPLNWLPAMEVQGEGVFLRLDEERVDSWARNAAVAARVERIRSNHLRQLRERAKDPKSAPDSPASARMILLHTLSHVLVNEWSLDGGYPTSSLRERLYADETMAGLLVYTATSDSAGSLGGLVAQGEPAKLEKALRAALTRATWCSADPLCVESEASGAGSVNLAACHACVLLPETSCEQNNGLLDRALLIGTPEDPSIGFFTPALH, from the coding sequence ATGACCCCGCCGCCCGCCCGCCGCCGTCGAGGAGGAGCTCCGGAGCGGAGCTTCCCCCGTAAGGGTTCGGTACGCCGTTCGCAGATGATCACGACGTACGGTGTCGGCTCGATGATCGCCGTCGACAACGAGTCGTTCATCGTGTCCGGCATCGACTCGTGGAACGTCGACGGAGCCCCGACCATTCACGAGCACCGACTGGCACGTGTGCTCGGGGTCCAGTTCTTCCGCCTTCCTCCCGCGTCGGACGACACCAGCAAGGACGGCGTCCATGTCCGACGCTTCCCTCTCTGGCATTCGTGCCCCACCTGCAACGCGCTCCAGCACGTGCGGGGGTTCAACTCCCCTCCCGGGAAGAACGAGTGCGGAGAATGCGACGAGGAGCTCGTCCCGTCACGCTTCGTCATGGCCTGCGCCCGCGGACACATCGACGACTTTCCTTACTGGAAATGGGCCCACCGCAACAACCGTGCCGGCGAGACGGGACTCTGCGGTGGCGCCATGCGTCTGCGCACCAGCGGAAAGACGGCGTCGTTGCGGTCCGTCCTCGTCTCCTGCAGCTGCGGGATCCCGGAGGTCTCGATGGAGGGGGCGTTCCGCGGCCGGGCACTGTCGGACCTCAAGGTGCGATGCAGCGGAAAGCGTCCCTGGCTCAAGGACGCTCCCGTCGAGCCGTGTGCCGAGGCCCCCAGAACGCTCCAACGTGGTTCGTCGGTGGCTTGGCAGGCGATCGTACGGACCGCGCTGTCGATCCCGCCGTGGAGCGGCGGTCTCGCGGCCCGTCTCGCCGATCACTGGGAGACCTTGCGCGCCATCGACCGCAGCGAACTCGAACTGGCCCTCAAGCTGATCACCCTGAAGGACAAGGACGAGCTGCCTCTGGAACAGGTCGTCGCACTCCTCGACGCGGAGAACGAGGAGGACGCCGGAACGGAGGAGGCACGCACGAAGGATCGCGCCAATGTGGCACTCCGGAAGAAGGAGTACGAACGTCTGAGCGAGGGCAATCCCGAGAGCTCGGCGGACCGGGACGAACAGTTCATCTGCGAGCGACCCAGATCCTCGACGTCCGTGCTGCTTCCGTACGGCGTGACAAGTCCCATGCTGGTCAAGCGTCTTCGAGAGGTACGGGCCCTCAAGGCGTTCTCCCGCGTGGACACCCCCGACTCCCACGCGGACGTCCACGAGGCACAGTTGTCGCTCACCCCGCTGAACTGGCTGCCGGCCATGGAGGTCCAGGGCGAAGGCGTGTTCCTCCGCCTCGACGAGGAAAGGGTCGATTCCTGGGCGAGGAACGCGGCGGTGGCGGCACGCGTGGAACGGATTCGGTCCAACCACCTGCGTCAACTGCGCGAGCGTGCCAAGGATCCGAAGTCCGCCCCCGACTCGCCCGCGTCCGCCCGGATGATTCTGCTGCACACGTTGTCACACGTACTCGTCAACGAGTGGAGTCTGGACGGCGGCTACCCCACGTCCTCGCTCCGGGAACGGTTGTACGCCGACGAGACCATGGCCGGTCTCCTCGTCTACACGGCGACCAGCGACTCGGCAGGCAGCCTTGGAGGTCTGGTCGCCCAGGGAGAACCCGCCAAGCTCGAGAAGGCTCTTCGGGCCGCTCTGACCAGGGCCACGTGGTGCTCGGCGGACCCTCTCTGCGTCGAGTCCGAGGCGAGTGGGGCCGGCAGCGTGAATCTCGCGGCCTGCCACGCCTGCGTCCTGCTGCCCGAGACAAGTTGCGAGCAGAACAACGGCCTGCTGGACCGTGCACTCCTGATCGGGACCCCGGAGGACCCGTCCATCGGGTTCTTCACCCCGGCGCTCCACTGA
- a CDS encoding SpoIIE family protein phosphatase, translating to MRRQVPGKGKDLRWGLTRLTVVASGLLALLIGLIFGFMLWAINGMRASADARKETRMGIVETERFEQLLVDLETGQRGYVITKQGVFLQPWQAARKAFPSQAREFESHASTPAQKRRAAEITRGIDSYIHDYSVPLVKAAQRGDSAVSSLAATAEGKRLADALRDDFTRYMATERDLLDARADTANANAERAVIAASAGLGVSILLIVGFTVYQSRAIVRPTRRAAAVAKQIADGDLGVRMALTGPAEIGALGASFNTMARSLQESRARTEAARRRLRLLYDTSVSVGTTLDVERTARELVQVVVPQFADFATADLLTPVQGETPQTGASQELQRVAVGGIREDHPFRPVGTRRTPDPSTPYARSLGTRLGHIEADLRTSTSWRAGDPEYAGRILDEGVHSLITAPMLSRGDMMGVLSFWRSRQGEPFDEEDVSLAEELAAKGAVAIDNARRYTRERATALTLQRSLLPQRLPEQAAVEVASRYLPTGELGGVGGDWFDVIPLSGTRVALVVGDVVGHGLHAAAAMGRLRTAVRTLADVDLPPDELLTHLDDLVIRLADGEETSEETHDPAAVADLGATCLYAVYDPVSRRCTFATAGHPLPVVLTPDGTAAPVSGHIGPPLGIGGLPFETTELELEPSSVLALYTDGLIESREHDIDRGIAELCRALARPAATLEEACDIVTGALLPERPADDVALLLARTRALSPDQVATWDIAADPSQVERARRLVVDQLDAWGLSEAAFITELVASELVTNAVRHGAPPIRLRVIRDRTLICEVSDGSSTAPHLRRARETDEGGRGLLLVAGLTQSWGTRQTTTGKTIWCEQPLPDF from the coding sequence ATGAGGAGACAGGTGCCGGGGAAGGGGAAGGACCTGCGATGGGGTCTCACCCGGCTCACCGTCGTGGCGAGTGGGCTGCTCGCGCTGCTGATCGGGTTGATCTTCGGTTTCATGCTGTGGGCGATCAACGGCATGCGCGCCTCCGCCGACGCCCGCAAGGAGACCCGCATGGGCATCGTCGAGACGGAGCGGTTCGAGCAGCTGCTCGTCGACCTCGAGACCGGGCAGCGCGGGTACGTCATCACCAAGCAGGGCGTGTTCCTGCAACCGTGGCAGGCCGCCCGCAAGGCCTTCCCCTCCCAGGCCCGGGAATTCGAGTCGCACGCCAGCACCCCCGCGCAGAAGCGGCGCGCGGCGGAGATCACGCGGGGCATCGACTCGTACATCCACGACTACTCGGTTCCGCTGGTCAAGGCCGCCCAGCGCGGTGACTCCGCCGTGTCGAGCCTGGCGGCGACCGCCGAGGGGAAGCGCCTCGCCGACGCGCTGCGCGACGACTTCACCCGCTACATGGCCACCGAACGCGACCTCCTGGACGCCCGCGCCGACACCGCCAACGCCAACGCCGAGCGGGCCGTGATCGCCGCGTCCGCCGGGCTCGGCGTGTCGATCCTGCTCATCGTGGGCTTCACCGTCTACCAGTCACGCGCCATCGTGCGCCCCACCCGCAGGGCGGCCGCCGTCGCCAAGCAGATCGCGGACGGCGACCTCGGCGTACGCATGGCGCTCACCGGTCCCGCGGAGATCGGCGCGCTGGGCGCGTCCTTCAACACCATGGCCCGGTCGCTCCAGGAGAGCCGCGCCCGGACCGAGGCGGCCCGCCGCCGCCTGCGGCTGCTGTACGACACCAGCGTGTCGGTCGGTACGACCCTCGACGTGGAGCGGACGGCACGCGAACTGGTCCAGGTGGTCGTACCGCAGTTCGCCGACTTCGCCACCGCCGACCTCCTGACCCCCGTGCAGGGCGAGACACCGCAGACCGGCGCCTCCCAGGAACTCCAGCGGGTGGCGGTCGGCGGCATCCGCGAGGACCACCCGTTCCGCCCCGTCGGGACCCGGCGCACCCCCGACCCCTCCACCCCGTACGCGCGCAGCCTCGGCACCCGCCTCGGCCACATCGAGGCTGACCTGCGGACCTCGACCTCCTGGCGGGCCGGGGACCCCGAGTACGCGGGGCGCATCCTCGACGAGGGCGTCCACTCGCTCATCACCGCCCCGATGCTGTCCCGGGGCGACATGATGGGCGTGCTCAGCTTCTGGCGCTCACGCCAGGGGGAGCCGTTCGACGAGGAGGACGTCTCCCTCGCCGAGGAACTGGCCGCCAAGGGCGCCGTGGCCATCGACAACGCCCGCCGGTACACCCGCGAGCGCGCCACCGCGCTCACCCTCCAGCGCAGCCTCCTCCCCCAGCGGCTGCCCGAGCAGGCCGCGGTGGAGGTGGCCTCCCGCTACCTGCCCACCGGCGAGCTGGGCGGCGTCGGCGGCGACTGGTTCGACGTGATCCCCCTGTCGGGCACCCGCGTCGCGCTGGTCGTCGGCGACGTCGTCGGCCACGGCCTCCACGCCGCCGCGGCCATGGGACGGCTGCGTACCGCCGTCCGTACCCTGGCCGACGTCGACCTGCCGCCCGACGAACTCCTCACCCACCTCGACGACCTCGTCATCCGGCTCGCCGACGGCGAGGAGACCAGCGAGGAGACCCACGACCCGGCGGCCGTCGCCGACCTGGGCGCCACCTGCCTGTACGCGGTCTACGACCCCGTCTCCCGCCGCTGCACCTTCGCCACCGCCGGCCACCCGCTCCCCGTCGTCCTCACCCCCGACGGGACGGCCGCACCGGTCTCCGGCCACATCGGCCCGCCCCTCGGGATCGGCGGCCTCCCCTTCGAGACCACCGAACTGGAACTGGAACCCTCCAGCGTCCTCGCCCTCTACACCGACGGCCTCATCGAGTCCCGCGAACACGACATCGACCGCGGCATCGCCGAACTGTGCCGGGCCCTCGCCCGCCCCGCCGCGACCCTGGAGGAGGCGTGCGACATCGTCACCGGAGCCCTCCTCCCCGAGCGCCCCGCCGACGACGTGGCGCTCCTGCTGGCCCGTACCCGCGCCCTGTCCCCCGACCAGGTCGCCACCTGGGACATCGCCGCCGACCCCTCCCAGGTCGAACGCGCCCGGCGGCTGGTCGTCGACCAGCTCGACGCGTGGGGGCTCTCCGAGGCGGCCTTCATCACGGAACTGGTCGCCAGCGAACTCGTCACCAACGCCGTCCGCCACGGCGCGCCCCCCATCCGGCTCCGGGTGATCCGCGACCGCACCCTGATCTGCGAGGTCTCGGACGGCAGCAGCACCGCGCCCCACCTGCGGCGCGCCCGGGAGACGGACGAGGGCGGCCGCGGGCTGCTGCTCGTCGCCGGCCTCACCCAGAGCTGGGGGACGCGCCAGACGACGACCGGCAAGACCATCTGGTGCGAGCAGCCGCTCCCCGACTTCTGA